The sequence atcacagtggacctcataacataggcccgtaatcatatcataatgtatctgataattcaatcatttgatattatctcttaattctgtcaataaatatatcgaaacaaatacgttcatgtaaagtatcatatatctaatactttgttaatgttttcagttaatattatatattatatatacatatctatatacacataattgttcgtgaatcgtcgaacacggtcaaaggataattgattacatgaatgtagttccaaactttttgagattcaacattacaaattctgcttatcgtgtcggaaacatataaaggttaagtttaaatttagttgaaaattttcgggtcgtcacaacttaattggtgcttcttgtggagagagcatcagccaaaCACAAGATGCCCAAGGCATAGATGGGATTAAGCATACCAGTTGACAATTGTTGTTAATGATCCCATTAAGATATAGAAATTGTATTAGACTTGCAATTGGTAATCGTTACCTACCTTGTTAATTTAAACTTagtggagagagcatcagccaaccaCTCAAGGTTAAATGTAACTTGGATTCTAGCCTTTAACAGATTAATTTTTCATAAGAAAGTTAGGGTAATCAATTATTAAAGGATCAAATATTAAAATACTAaaagaactttgttaattttgtagatgtcaCCCAATGCAACTACACCCGTTCACCACCTTTCTCTAAGATCTGTCTTAGAGAAGGAAAAACTCAATGATACGAACTTCTTAGACTGGTATCGTAatttgagaattgttctcaaagaaGTCGTATATACTTGATGGACCCATTCCCGAGGAACCCCCTGCTAATGCCACTAAGAGCATCCGAGATGCTTGGACTAAGCATATGGATGACTCCACAGAGGTAGCATGCCTCATGTTAGCCACCATGATTCCAGACTTGCAAAAGGACCTGGAACATCATGATGCCTTTGAGATGCTTAAGCAGCTAAAGGAAATGTTCCAGCAACAAGCTAGGCAACAACGCTTTGAAACTGTCAGAGCGTTACACGCATGCAAGATGACAGAGGGGACATCTGTAAGCTCTTATGTTCTAAAAATGAAGAGCTACATAGATCAACTTGAGAGACTTGGATCTTCCATTGGTCCTGAGTTGGCAATAGACTTGATCCTCAACTCACTACCAAAGTCATATGACCAGTTCGTCTTGAACTACAATATGATCAATTTGGAGAAATCTATCTCAGAGTTGCATTTAATGCTTAAGACTGCCGAGAAGAATATTCCATCCAAAACATCTGAAGTCCTCATGATTCGGGAAGGAAAAATCAAGAAGCCACAAGCCAAAAGCAAAGGTAAAGGCAAACCTAAGAGTCAGGGCAACTACAAAGGCAAAAAGTTTGTCCCAAAGGATTCTGTCAAGAAGAAAGAAAAACCTGCCAAAGATGCCACTTGTTTCCATTGTGGAGAAATTGGTCATTGGAAGCGAAACTACTCGACTTACCTTGCAGAGCTGAAGAAGACAAAGGCTAGCAATGCTAGCACCTCAGGTATCTATATGATAGAACTATTTGCTTTCTCTAGTAATTCATGGgtatttgatactggttgtggaactcacatttgtaatAATGTGCAGGGACTAAGAAAGATTAAGAAGCTGAAACCAGGCGATTTGGTATTGCATGTTGGCAACGGAGCACATGTTGCGGTCGTAGCAATAGGCACTTATGAACTTTTATTACCAAATGGCctgtatttaatattaaataattgttattATGTCCCTAGTCTAACTAGGAACATTATTTCAGCTGCACGTTTGTATGAATCTGGTTACTCGCATGCTTTTCCTAATGGTAATATTTCAGTTTTCAATAAAGATGTTTTTTATTTTGAGGCACGGCCTCACAATGACATATATGAAGTTGACATAcaagattcatccaataatagttcTATGTATAACATAAACACCAAAATATCCAAGCATGACTTGAATCAAacttatctatggcattgtcgtcttggtcacataaacaagaaacgcataaccAAACTCCAATCTGgtggaattttaaaatcaactaactctgagtcatttgatgtatgtgaatcttgtttaagcGGGAagatgacaaaggcacctttctcCAGTTCTGGAGAAAGAGCAAAGGATCTTTTGAGACTTATACATACCGATGTATGCggtccttttagaactatgtcaagaaatggtgaaagatacttcattacatttactgatgatttcaGTAGATTTGGTTATGTTTACTTATTGAAACATAAACATGAGGCATTTGAAACGTTCAAAGTGTTTCAAAATGAGGTTCAAAATCAGCTAGGCAAAACGATAAAGGTTCTTCGATCGGATCGAGGAGGTGAGTACTTGTGTCAAGAGTTTGAAGATCATCTAAAGAATTGTGGAATTATTTCACAAcgcactccacccggaacaccacaacataatagTGTTTCTGAGAGGAGGAATCGAAccctacttgatatggttcgatctatgatgaatcATACTTCACTTCCTCCATCCTTCTGGACCTATGCCTTATTATCTGTTGCTCGCATATTAAATATGGTACCAACCAAAAAGGTTAATAAGACACCATACGAGTTATGGCATGGAAAAGTTCCAAATTTATCTTATTTGAAAGTTTGGGGTTGCGAAGCTCATGTTCGACAAGAAACTTCCAACAAACTTGATCCCAGATCTATCAAATGCATTTTTGTGGGATATCCAAAGGAttctatgggatattatttctacaaTCCTACTGAGAACAAAGTGTTTGTTTCTAGACACGCTACTTTTTTAGAAAAATAGTTTCTATTAAATAAAGCAAGTGGGAGTAATGTagaacttgaagaaattcaagaaccatAAAATATCACACCTAAGGTTGGCACTAGCTATCAACAAACTGTTGAAGAACCTGAACAATTGGTTGCTCAAGAACCTGAAgtaacacaagacattcgtagatctagtagacctCGTCATAGCCCCGAAAGATATGATGAAATTTTCTTGGTGGATGAAAGTGAGCCCACTAACTACAAAGATGCTACATTAGATCCTGAATCTAAGAAATGGCATGAAGCCATGAATGACGAGATGCAGTCCATGTATGACAACGAAGTATGGGACTTAGTTGATCTACCTCCTGATAGCAAGGCTGTTGGGAGCAAAtagattttcaagaagaaaaccgatatGGACGGAAATGTACATACATTTAAGGCAATACTAGTGgcgaaaggtttcactcaaactcatgcTGTTGACTATGACGAAACTTTCTCTCCAGTAGCCATGCTAAAATCAATTAGAATACTCATCGCCATAGCCGCAtgttatgactatgagatatggcaaatggatgttaaAACCGCATTTCTTAATGGACACTTAAGTGAAGATGTCTATATGGAACA comes from Rutidosis leptorrhynchoides isolate AG116_Rl617_1_P2 chromosome 4, CSIRO_AGI_Rlap_v1, whole genome shotgun sequence and encodes:
- the LOC139843173 gene encoding uncharacterized protein, with translation MDDSTEVACLMLATMIPDLQKDLEHHDAFEMLKQLKEMFQQQARQQRFETVRALHACKMTEGTSVSSYVLKMKSYIDQLERLGSSIGPELAIDLILNSLPKSYDQFVLNYNMINLEKSISELHLMLKTAEKNIPSKTSEVLMIREGKIKKPQAKSKGKGKPKSQGNYKGKKFVPKDSVKKKEKPAKDATCFHCGEIGHWKRNYSTYLAELKKTKASNASTSGIYMIELFAFSSNSWVFDTGCGTHICNNVQGLRKIKKLKPGDLVLHVGNGAHVAVVAIGTYELLLPNGLRFGYVYLLKHKHEAFETFKVFQNEVQNQLGKTIKVLRSDRGGEYLCQEFEDHLKNCGIISQRTPPGTPQHNSVSERRNRTLLDMVRSMMNHTSLPPSFWTYALLSVARILNMVPTKKVNKTPYELWHGKVPNLSYLKVWGCEAHVRQETSNKLDPRSIKCIFVGYPKDSMGYYFYNPTENKVYQQTVEEPEQLVAQEPEVTQDIRRSSRPRHSPERYDEIFLVDESEPTNYKDATLDPESKKWHEAMNDEMQSMYDNEVWDLVDLPPDSKAVGSK